From Theileria annulata chromosome 1, complete sequence, *** SEQUENCING IN PROGRESS ***, one genomic window encodes:
- a CDS encoding phosphoribosyl pyrophosphate synthetase, putative (Tap821d03.p1c.C.cand.83 - score = 23.41;~SMART pfam:Pribosyltran (PF00156) at aa 149-294, E()=8.10e-24) produces the protein MVSYFPSTKSSEEVKTLYFTGSYSKDLAESITSKLVVKLTDFKLSRFADGEISLDMGDDLFNSNVVILHSTQPPANDSLMELLLMVSTAKRAGASTITAVVPYLCYSRQTDKHTKGSPISSADVALLLQAVGLQRLITLDIHSVVCSGFYNHTLFESHLVHSVAVKYFLALNLHNVVVVAPDAGAQKRALNFTQEYNAILKDKPELLATTALVYKTRSEANKVDSVYISGSVEGMNVILVDDMIDTAGTIVKAAELLKERGALKVYAFVTHGLFSGPAIERINNSHFEKVVVTNSIQQPEAVTNSSKVVVLDTSEFLANLLKNQP, from the exons ATGGTTTCTTATTTCCCATCAACAAAATCTTCAGAAGAGGTGAAAACCCTCTATTTCACTGGAAGTTACTCAAAAGATCTTGCTGAATCCATAACTTCCAAACTTGTGGTGAAATTGACTGATTTTAAACTTTCAAGATTCGCTGATGGTGAAATAAGCTTGGACATGGGTGATGATTTGTTTAACTCAAACGTTGTGATTCTTCACTCTACACAGCCACCTGCAAACGATTCACTCATGGAGCTTCTGCTTATGGTTTCAACGGCCAAAAGGGCAGGTGCAAGCACAATCACTGCCGTTGTGCCATATTTATGTTATTCAAGGCAGACTGATAAACATACCAAAGGCTCTCCAATTTCATCA GCTGATGTTGCCCTTCTTCTACAAGCAGTTGGACTTCAGAGGTTAATCACGCTGGATATTCACTCGGTTGTCTGCTCAGGCTTCTATAATCATACGTTATTTGAATCGCATTTAGTACACTCAGTAGCTGTAAAATACTTTTTGGCTTTAAACCTACACAACGTAGTAGTGGTGGCTCCTGATGCTGGAGCTCAAAAAAGGGCTCTCAATTTCACACAAGAATACAATGCTATTCTGAAGGATAAACCTGAATTGTTGGCAACAACAGCCCTAGTTTATAAAACCCGATCAGAAGCAAACAAAGTGGATTCTGTGTATATAAGTGGATCGGTAGAAGGGATGAACGTTATATTAGTTGATGACATGATTGATACAGCAGGAACAATAGTCAAAGCAGCTGAGTTATTGAAGGAGCGGGGAGCACTGAAGGTGTATGCTTTTGTTACACATGGTCTCTTTTCAGGGCCTGCTATTGAAAGAATTAACAATTCACATTTTGAGAAGGTTGTTGTCACTAACTCGATACAGCAGCCTGAAGCTGTAACTAACTCTTCTAAGGTCGTAGTACTTGACACTTCAGAATTCTTGGCAAATTTGCTAAAGAATCAGCcataa
- a CDS encoding uncharacterized protein (Tap821d03.p1c.C.cand.84 - score = 13.21;~SMART pfam:PH (PF00169) at aa 133-233, E()=5.50e-03), translating to MLESILPLKGTSRSTGEPLFPAEIFTNYDSSITGLIKWNLDDCVFGFKSNFLIDKVTGQSSVDLPPSKVEHSLQRPTKEKKKEGERKKLRRPTYPPRLAQMFGDGTNEEVFEDHSHKEEKIRPSKELRAERVSVFQGNLYQKVKVKSPDKSGKFIVNCSDDGLKLEISTPTKSGEEPGKVVKELPVSQVSQVKTTSHNINQLEITVSNVVYTFTFKSREDRERWQNNFDEFRKFSRLIQ from the exons ATGTTAGAATCCATTCTTCCTTTAAAGGGAACTTCCAGATCGACTGGTGAACCTCTTTTTCCTGCTGAGATCTTCACT AACTATGATTCCTCTATCACTGGACTTATAAAGTGGAACTTGGACGATTGCGTCTTCGGATTTAAAAGCAATTTCCTCATAGACAAG GTTACAGGGCAGAGTTCAGTAGATTTACCCCCTTCAAAGGTCGAGCACTCTTTGCAGAGGCCAACCAAAGAGAAGAAAAAGGAAGGCGAGCGTAAAAAGTTAAGGCGTCCAACTTATCCTCCGAGGCTTGCTCAAATGTTTGGTGATGGGACTAATGAGGAAGTTTTTGAGGATCATAGCCATAAGGAAGAAAAGATT AGGCCTTCCAAGGAATTGAGGGCAGAACGTGTCAGTGTTTTCCAGGGTAATCTTTACCAGAAAGTTAAAGTGAAGTCTCCTGACAAATCAGGGAAGTTCATAGTTAACTGTAGTGATGATGGGCTGAAACTTGAGATTTCCACGCCTACCAAAAGTGGTGAGGAGCCTGGCAAGGTTGTGAAGGAGCTTCCTGTTTCTCAAGTTAGTCAGGTTAAGACCACTTCCCATAACATTAACCAACTTGAAATCACTGTATCAAATGTAGTATACACCTTCACTTTCAAGTCTCGTGAGGATCGTGAGCGGTGGCAGAACAACTTTGATGAATTTAGAAAGTTTAGTAGACTAATACAATAA
- a CDS encoding uncharacterized protein (Tap821d03.p1c.cand.13 - score = 18.17;~SMART 1 transmembrane domain, at aa 217-239;~1 probable transmembrane helix predicted for TA16720 by TMHMM2.0 at aa 217-239) — MATWFNSFVDNLSAKKPTSEQPKPSQNQPGCHIYAIVVMRHFASKEACRLSAEYDFSPLPMYISKISREVTDLVSRTCAQEAFPDQSKGVVMENNMGTFYVKATNCPPPNQLVFIAAVNNECTKYQALQFLHEAIQIYKPAGNVVRDNVGDALRHPELRSLMLKYKGKRDVLLDAQTKLDETKMIVMDTLDGLINRQGNLDELIAKSHDMTQSTAKLMRLLISTQIFIKINIIIYFNFIFDYKTILGMPEGGTVVVV, encoded by the exons ATGGCCACTTGGTTTAATAGTTTTGTGGATAATTTATCCGCAAAGAAACCCACTTCAGAACAGCCCAAACCTTCTCAGAATCAGCCAGGATGCCACATTTATGCCATAGTTGTCATGAGACATTTTGCATCTAAAGAAGCTTGCAGACTTTCAGCAGAATATGACTTCTCGCCACTCCCAATGTACATTTCTAAAATCTCCAGAGAAGTTACAGACCTAGTTTCAAG aaCTTGTGCCCAGGAGGCATTCCCAGATCAGTCCAAAGGTGTTGTtatggaaaataatatggGAACCTTTTACGTAAAGGCGACCAATTGTCCACCTCCAAACCAACTTGTTTTCATTGCCGCAGTTAATAATGAATGTACAAAATACCAAGCtttacaatttttacaCGAAGctattcaaatttataag cCTGCTGGAAACGTTGTTAGAGATAACGTAGGAGATGCTCTAAGGCATCCTGAATTGAGATCACTCATGTTAAAGTACAAGGGGAAAAGGGACGTACTTCTGGACGCTCAAACAAAACTCGACGAG ACGAAAATGATTGTGATGGATACACTTGATGGTCTAATTAATCGTCAGGGAAATTTAGACGAACTTATCGCAAAAAGCCACGATATGACCCAGAGCACGGCAAAACTCATGAGGTTATTAATCTCTACACagatatttattaaaataaatattattatttattttaattttatttttgattataaaacaattttaggGATGCCAGAAGGAGGAACAGTTGTTGTCGTATGA
- a CDS encoding U6 snRNA-associated Sm-lke protein, putative (Tap821d03.p1c.cand.14 - score = 9.91;~SMART Sm (SM00651) at aa 8-72, E()=1.37e-09), whose product MENSSPSAYISSITRKPVLVKLNNGSDFTGTLASLDERMNLAMENTCEYLDGVLVKSYGDAFIRGNNGIFKLYINF is encoded by the exons ATGGAAAATAGTTCACCGAGTGCatatattagtagtattacCCGTAAACCTGTCCTTGTCAAGCTGAACAATGGATCTGATTTTACGg GAACTCTGGCTAGTCTAGATGAGAGAATGAACCTAGCAATGGAGAACACTTGTGAATATCTCGACGGAGTTTTGGTAAAATCTTACGGGGACGCGTTTATCAGGGGCAATAAcggtatttttaaattatatatcaaCTTTTGa
- a CDS encoding uncharacterized protein (Tap821d03.p1c.C.cand.82 - score = 29.23;~SMART 11 transmembrane domains at aa 12-31, 41-61, 68-90, 94-113, 126-148, 158-180, 237-259, 279-301, 308-325, 340-362 and 764-786;~11 probable transmembrane helices predicted for TA16735 by TMHMM2.0 at aa 12-31, 41-61, 68-90, 94-113, 126-148, 158-180, 237-259, 279-301, 308-325, 340-362 and 764-786;~Signal anchor predicted for TA16735 by SignalP 2.0 HMM (Signal peptide probability 0.004, signal anchor probability 0.936) with cleavage site probability 0.001 between residues 37 and 38) yields MKKRVPDAGDFLESYFLGLSCLVCSEQFYILISQTKASPNFQWYLLLSTSFVTLTLVLILYNKTYHDFINLVHYYYLYLPALLICFVWLKVTSVLITTCTTIGIGFLTTFLIIEACVHYSSNAKFLLAFVAGLLSARILPSFCWILIAKYDYESQSRSVSLILSIARFSFCLISLCIKFMKGGLSFDQVKSIEFKSDQFSFDLCTKVFTQLYEFYSRRITNDLFNENGNNKIYLTILNYLMHFSPIFCFFFSIIFFLPLSPVMDAHLNRNSNFIYAPHVIRSLSRLEIACHLLGFYIGILFPASYSENLAFCFINIFNISIRFIIEGCFSFFLKNFPNIGIYLMVIIYSTLNGYVCSYNLFVIIRNTFHNCKNKEYNEFVCCGDEFLTQCYCRYPAILNERNEYYCSRTDLCTSKLKVNLVKKGSINITVNLTFSIVSFNLNRFSCSKSFTEHNSLEYSLSGSNAILLVQKGEKTEINEICSQVKCDGKCCQNPCKTEKCGCLRLCGIYEIETVTTSTCDDCQLTVRIEGKNCNQCSDCAGSGSTGTCSCSVTGSNCCCICVKCCRCNSCNPPCNGCTKLCCCENCKKLVKSNRTRVFLFFKTFNQKCFIREISPVNTPNFERNRKQLTEFYIDSIFILDCCHSDIQVDLHCRFCEDLLRITPVQYPRKWDNPKVIKLCKNIKQCCEKKPEGQCCCTNVLLQRVIVGYSSKTEKSEYEKCKCPASLASCSCCLTGKCCCCICAELKITPENSFDTTMKPVKIKLISIFWILFFLILIFTYLIMSSVKVKELKYYDFNPVTSYETIKEKIKRNKLNSADGVKHRIDGFLMNSGLESKEYDSQLEHMIKLFECTFDPINFTFLRNHLEEVSFKLLNDPVFILKTKIEMIKWSCCLGLIYTYVMEMFIRIQIFFVNWEYVWEKEYKYYRMKMSNRINQITYESKFGVAGLSEYGIGLKAYMSIAKSRKDTWSSALYNLENYLDLYEGEIEFKEKQFPESLDERLQHYIDMWNNRIGHLEEWIDTEIIFFDWTIFLEDFPSIKTWVNMFGKYVQGAFDEVVFDEKKFNKGTKIFLIDKIK; encoded by the coding sequence ATGAAAAAAAGGGTGCCAGATGCTGGAGATTTTTTGGAGTCTTATTTTCTAGGCTTATCATGCCTTGTTTGTTCCGAACAGTTTTACATTCTCATATCGCAGACCAAGGCCTCGCCAAATTTTCAATGGTACCTATTGTTATCCACATCATTTGTTACTTTGACATTGGTcctaatattatataacaaaACTTACCATGACTTCATCAACCTagttcattattattatttatatttaccGGCCTTGTTGATTTGTTTTGTTTGGCTCAAAGTAACATCTGTTCTGATCACAACGTGTACCACTATTGGAATAGGATTTTTAACAACCTTTCTGATCATTGAAGCATGTGTTCACTACTCTTCTAATGCTAAGTTTCTACTTGCATTCGTCGCTGGTTTATTATCAGCAAGGATATTGCCTAGTTTCTGTTGGATTTTGATTGCGAAATATGATTATGAGTCACAATCTAGGTCAGTATCGTTAATATTGAGTATCGCAAGATTCTCTTTCTGTTTAATATCACTATGTATAAAGTTTATGAAGGGCGGGCTTTCATTTGATCAAGTTAAATCCATAGAATTTAAAAGTGATCAATTTTCTTTTGATTTATGTACCAAAGTATTCACTCAATTGTatgaattttattctaGAAGAATCACCAACGATTTGTTCAATGAAAatggaaataataaaatctaTTTGACTATACTTAACTATTTAATGCATTTTTCCCCTATTTTTTGTTTCTTTTTCtctattatattctttttaCCCTTATCTCCGGTTATGGATGCCCATTTGAACAGGAATTCAAACTTCATATACGCTCCTCATGTAATTAGATCATTATCCAGGCTTGAAATTGCCTGTCATTTACTTGGGTTCTACATTGGTATCCTTTTTCCAGCTTCATATAGTGAAAATTTAGCcttttgttttattaatatatttaatattagtattcGTTTCATTATTGAGGGTTGTTTTTCCTTctttctaaaaaattttcctAACATTGGTATTTACTTGATggtaattatatattcgACTTTAAATGGATATGTTTGCTCttacaatttatttgttatcATTAGAAATACTTTTCACAATTGTAAGAACAAAGAATACAATGAATTTGTTTGTTGTGGAGACGAGTTTCTTACTCAATGCTATTGTAGGTATCCAGCAATACTTAATGAGAGGAATGAGTACTATTGTTCGCGAACTGATTTATGTACTTCAAAATTGAAAGTGAATCTTGTGAAGAAAGgttctattaatattacagTCAATTTAACATTTAGTATTGTCtcctttaatttaaatagaTTTTCATGTTCTAAATCGTTCACTGAACACAATAGTTTGGAATATTCTCTTTCTGGATCGAATGCGATTCTTTTGGTACAAAAAGGTGAAAAAACagaaattaatgaaatatgTTCTCAGGTAAAGTGTGATGGGAAGTGTTGTCAGAACCCTTGCAAGACAGAAAAGTGTGGTTGTTTGAGATTATGTGGAAtatatgaaattgaaaCTGTTACAACAAGCACGTGTGATGATTGCCAATTAACTGTAAGAATTGAGGGCAAAAATTGTAATCAATGTTCAGACTGCGCCGGTTCCGGAAGTACCGGGACTTGTTCATGTAGTGTTACAGGTTCTAATTGCTGTTGTATATGTGTCAAATGTTGCAGATGTAACAGTTGTAACCCCCCCTGTAATGGTTGTACTAAATTGTGTTGTTGtgaaaattgtaaaaaattggTTAAAAGTAATCGTACAAGAGTATTCCTATTTTTCAAAACCTTTAATCAGAAATGTTTTATAAGAGAGATAAGCCCAGTTAATACTCCAAATTTTGAGAGAAACCGAAAGCAATTAACAGAATTTTATATAGATAGCATCTTTATATTAGATTGTTGTCATTCCGACATCCAAGTCGACTTACATTGTCGATTTTGTGAAGATCTTTTAAGAATAACTCCTGTCCAATATCCCAGAAAATGGGATAATCCAAAAGTCATTAAGCTTTgcaaaaatattaaacaatgTTGTGAAAAGAAACCAGAAGGTCAATGTTGCTGTACAAATGTTCTTCTTCAAAGGGTAATAGTTGGATATTCTAGCAAAACGGAAAAGTCTGAATATGAAAAATGTAAGTGCCCAGCTAGTTTGGCCAGTTGTAGTTGTTGTCTAACAGGTAAGTGTTGTTGTTGTATTTGTGCCGAATTGAAAATAACACCAGAGAACTCATTTGATACGACGATGAAACCGGTGAAGATCAAACTGATTTCGATTTTCTGgatattatttttcttaatattaattttcacCTACCTTATAATGTCATCTGTTAAAGTCAAAGAATTAAAGTACTATGATTTTAATCCTGTAACATCATATGAGACAATAAAAGAGAAAATTAAGAGGAATAAGCTGAATTCAGCAGATGGAGTAAAACATAGGATAGATGGGTTTTTAATGAATTCAGGTTTGGAGAGTAAAGAATACGATAGCCAATTAGAACATATGATAAAACTATTTGAATGTACCTTTGatccaattaattttacattccTTAGAAATCACCTGGAGGAAGTGTCATTTAAGCTTCTGAACGATCCAGTATTTATTCTTAAGACAAAAATTGAGATGATTAAATGGAGTTGTTGCCTAGgattaatttacacatatGTCATGGAGATGTTCATTAGAATCCAAAttttttttgtaaattggGAGTATGTATGGGAAAAGGAGTACAAATACTATAGAATGAAAATGTCAAATAGAATTAATCAGATTACATATGAGTCTAAGTTTGGAGTAGCGGGTTTGAGTGAATATGGCATTGGACTTAAAGCATACATGTCAATTGCCAAGTCAAGAAAAGATACATGGTCAAGTGCTCTTTACAATTTAGAAAACTATTTGGATCTGTACGAAGGAgaaattgaatttaaagaaaaaCAATTTCCAGAGTCATTAGATGAAAGACTACAGCATTATATTGACATGTGGAACAATAGAATAGGTCACCTTGAGGAGTGGATTGATACagaaattatattcttcGACTGGACAATATTCTTAGAGGATTTTCCAAGCATAAAAACCTGGGTAAACATGTTTGGAAAGTATGTTCAGGGAGCTTTCGATGAAGTTGTGTTTGACGAAAAGAAGTTTAACAAGGGAAccaaaatatttttaattgataaaatcaaataa
- a CDS encoding TFIIH subunit, Tf2b (Tap821d03.p1c.cand.12 - score = 45.77;~SMART pfam:Tfb2 (PF03849) at aa 27-514, E()=5.80e-14): MSEVLENDQTEEEESEAQSIIEENFFNYLKELDEQVWERLFRVKACLVALFRSLGELEKLIIFRLLYIDQSISEKPLRLWMRAHSIADLKHSLTLLQSYKIITVLENTTNDEKQQYKLNDGFKNGFVTLLSDDSSYKYSYELVKLESILVSSTKTKEPTKNSNNSYHDTVTEDHVSKTAEKAVENTTEELTEETPRNKNKSLITLDDLVKHAKLKLDFILLFLVSPEARKGTMLVNKILRKIKRLKKQSDETKNDKKIENLEAKFNRLSKNSGVISQDLLQILRRFGMVDPAKKNYKSSKTVGTKMSRQTLSWLLKDVTSQMTSLLVGHLQNLDNGYLTNCKSMNRSSEDSKKSSLELKEASMKTVTESVELLLSLSQASCGDCFSTEGLTKTQIRLLRLLNELGIVYYKNPKKFYLYDLSYIVGKTNTNSVLPNSKDLDISIKAGNDSRIIVQSNFKVYVYTASPLQISVLSHLCELQARTPNLVVGVLTRESVQSAFKSGITSKEIIRFLSPNGMNSSIGSQENTLLNSSFTYSIPENVCRQLKMWESERDRIELCPSIVFKRWDQDFMPDLFQRTVRWAQSKRYELFYTQWPSDPHSPEYHEWISKEKYLACNLEFKEEVINQIRLIRADISAERQAKISSG, from the exons atGTCTGAAGTTCTCGAAAATGACCAAACAGAAGAAGAAGAATCTGAAGCTCAGTCAATAATTGAAGagaatttttttaattatctCAAAGAATTAGATGAACAAGTATGGGAAAGATTATTTCGAGTTAAAGCATGCCTAGTAGCACTGTTTAGAAGTCTAGGAGAATTGGAaaagttaattatattcaGATTATTGTACATTGACCAGTCAATAAGCGAAAAGCCACTCAGACTATGGATGCGTGCCCACTCAATAGCAGACTTGAAGCACTCACTTACATTATTACAATcatacaaaattattacagTGTTAGAAAACACGACAAATGACGAAAAACAACAGTATAAGCTCAATGATGgttttaaaaatggatTCGTGACACTCCTATCAGATGATTCTAgttataaatattcataCGAGTTAGTTAAACTTGAATCTATTTTGGTTTCATCAACAAAAACAAAAGAACCGACCAAAAATTCTAACAATTCATATCATGATACTGTCACAGAAGATCACGTAAGTAAAACGGCAGAAAAGGCTGTTGAAAATACGACTGAAGAATTGACTGAAGAAACGCCTAGGAACAAGAATAAAAGTCTTATTACGCTGGATGACCTGGTGAAACACGCGAAACTAAAGTTGGACTTTATCCTGCTATTTCTTGTATCACCAGAAGCGAGAAAAGGCACGATGCTGGTTAACAAGATATTGAGGAAAATCAAAAGACTGAAGAAACAGTCAGATGAAACCAAAAACGATAAAAAAATCGAAAATTTAGAAGCCAAGTTTAATAGGCTCTCGAAAAATTCAGGTGTAATAAGTCAGGATTTATTACAG ATATTGAGGAGGTTTGGAATGGTAGACCCAGCGAAGAAGAATTACAAAAGCTCCAAGACAGTAGGAACGAAGATGAGTAGACAGACATTGAGTTGGTTATTGAAGGACGTGACAAGTCAGATGACGTCACTGTTGGTTGGTCATTTGCAGAACCTGGATAACGGGTACCTGACAAACTGTAAGTCAATGAATAGGAGCTCAGAGGACTCTAAAAAATCATCTTTGGAGTTAAAGGAAGCGTCCATGAAGACAGTAACAGAATCAGTTGAACTTTTATTGTCACTGTCCCAAGCTAGTTGTGGAGATTGTTTCTCAACAGAGGGATTAACAAAGACCCAAATCAGACTGTTAAGACTTCTAAACGAACTGGGAATAGTTTATTACAAGAACCCTAAAAAGTTCTATTTGTACGATTTATCATATATCGTGGGAAAAACAAACACAAACAGTGTTCTGCCCAATAGCAAGGACCTTGATATAAGTATAAAGGCAGGTAACGACAGTAGAATCATAGTACAGAGTAATTTCAAAGTGTATGTGTATACAGCAAGCCCACTGCAAATCAGTGTTTTGAGTCATTTGTGTGAACTTCAAGCAAGAACACCAAATCTGGTTGTAGGAGTTTTAACTAGAGAGAGTGTACAGTCAGCATTTAAGTCGGGAATTACCTCAAAAGAGATTATCAGATTCTTGTCACCAAATGGTATGAATTCATCAATTGGAAGCCAGGAAAATACGTTACTTAATTCATCATTCACCTACAGCATACCAGAAAATGTGTGCAGACAACTCAAAATGTGGGAGTCTGAAAGGGATAGAATAGAGTTATGTCCATCAATAGTGTTCAAAAGGTGGGACCAAGATTTTATGCCTGATCTTTTTCAGAGAACAGTAAGGTGGGCTCAGAGTAAGAGGTATGAACTCTTTTACACACAGTGGCCATCAGATCCGCACTCGCCAGAGTACCACGAGTGGATATCCAAGGAAAAGTATCTAGCATGTAACCTTGAGTTTAAAGAAGAAGTAATTAATCAGATTAGGTTAATTCGAGCTGACATTTCAGCAGAAAGACAGGCCAAAATTAGTAGTGGATAG